The nucleotide window TTTATCGACCTGGACAACCCACGGTACGACGGTCCCGCGTGCGGACTGGATGACGAGCGCCCCGGCGAAGCCCGCCGAGAGAATGAGCGAGCCGAAGGCCATGTAGCGCCAGTTCTTGGCCTGCACGCGGGCCGAGCCGATGCGGTTATCCCAGACCTGCGCGGCTTGCTGGTAAGGCGTCTCGGGTTCGGGCGGCTTGGCGTAATGCACGGCGGGTCGCTTGAAGATGTTCATGAGCGGTCGCTTTCGGAAAGGTTGATGGAAGAGCCGGAGCCGTGGCTGTCGCCGGACTTGACGGCATGGGCGGCGGCGCTGACGCCGTGAGAAAGGTGCTGGCTGCGCTTCATGCGCTTGGCCCATTCCGGGGCGTCGCCTGCCGCTGCTGTCGGCGTGGATGCGGCCTCGGCGGCTTCACCGCCGACGGTTCCCATGGTCGAGGAGC belongs to Arcobacter sp. F2176 and includes:
- a CDS encoding VirB8/TrbF family protein — its product is MNIFKRPAVHYAKPPEPETPYQQAAQVWDNRIGSARVQAKNWRYMAFGSLILSAGFAGALVIQSARGTVVPWVVQVDK